CAGATCAGGGAGGAATTCCGCGTTCGGCTCCTCAGCCAGCGACTTCTCGAAGTAGACGATCGCGGATTCCGGCAGCCTCCAGCGGTCCTGATAGTACTTTCCGATCTCGTAGCTCTGCTCGGCCAGCTTGGCCCGCCCTTCCGCCATCAGGCTCTCCGCCTGCTCCCGGAAGGGGGTCGTCGGGAAGAACTGCAGCAACCGCCCGCATTCATCGAGGGCTCGCCGGGTGAACTCCTGGGAGAGGGTGACCCGGGGCGAAGCCGCGAAGTACGCCCGGCACAGCCCCAGCTGCGCGTCGTCCGCGAGCGGGCTGTTGGGCCGGTTCGTGGCCATGCGCCGGAACTCCTCCACGGCGTCGAGTTCGTTACCCGCCCTGAGCTGGCCCTCGGCGGCGAGGTACTGGGCGCTGTCGACGAGCGGATTCAGGGGGTCGCGGACCATGAAGGCGAGAAAGCCATCGGCCGCCCGGTCATACTCCTCGGCGTCGAACCGATCCTGCGCCCACTGGAATAGATCCGGCGGCTCGAGATCGCCCGGCGGCCCGGAACTCGAACAGCCCGCGAGGATGACGACCGCGGCGGCGAGCACCCCGCGGAGCATGTCGCCGGGCGCCGTCCCGGCCGGGAGCCTCATTCGAAGCCGAAGCGGATCTGTCGGATCCGCTCCTCCGCACGCCGGACCAGCGCGTGGGTGCGCGTCGGGTTCAGTTCCAGCACCCGCGCGTAGTTGACGAGAGCTTCCTCGATCTGGCCGAGGGCGAGGTGAAGTTCGCCAATGAGGAAGTGCGCCTCGACCATGTGCGTCCGCGGCTCACCGAGTTCGACCATTTCGGCCAGCTTCTCGAGGGCGGCGGCCGGCCGGCCCTCCCCCCGGTCCTCATCGGCGGACACGTAGAGACAGTTCCCGTAGCGGTAACGGGCGTCCTCCGGATTCGAGCGGCTTTCCTCCATCGCCTCGAGGAAACCCCGATAGAAGGGCAGCGCGCGAGTGCACGCGCCGAGCTGCTCGTATGCGAGACCGACGTCGTACAGGACCTTCGGTTCCGGATCCCCCTCCCCGGCGAGGAGCGCGAGGCGCAGCGAGAGGGCGCGGGCGTAGTCACCCTCCGACGCATGATAGGCGGCCAGCGAGCGCTGGAGGTCGGCGGGAAGATAGCCCAGTCCCCACTCGACGAGGGGCTGTAGCGCGCGGGACATGTTCTCCGCCGCACCCCGCTCCCGCGCGGACCACGCGAGTCCCGCAAGGGAGGCCGCCGCCTGATGCCGCAGCCGGGGGTCGCGCTCGGCAAGCGTCTCGTAGACGGTGAGCGCCTCGTCGACATCGCCGCGCGCGGCGTAGGCATGCCCGAGCCGGAGGAGGAGGTCGTCCGTATCTCCGCTGACGCGCCGGACGAGGAGGTACTCGGCGATTGCCTTGTCCGCATCCCCGACGGCCAGGTAGCGGTCACCACGCACGATGGACCGGTCCACCGGATCCTCGCACGCCGCCAACGCAAGCGCCGC
This genomic interval from Candidatus Palauibacter australiensis contains the following:
- the bamD gene encoding outer membrane protein assembly factor BamD produces the protein MRLPAGTAPGDMLRGVLAAAVVILAGCSSSGPPGDLEPPDLFQWAQDRFDAEEYDRAADGFLAFMVRDPLNPLVDSAQYLAAEGQLRAGNELDAVEEFRRMATNRPNSPLADDAQLGLCRAYFAASPRVTLSQEFTRRALDECGRLLQFFPTTPFREQAESLMAEGRAKLAEQSYEIGKYYQDRWRLPESAIVYFEKSLAEEPNAEFLPDLLLRLYRSYNVVGYETEAGAVRERLLSEFPDSEEARMLVAEEDPAAEEDSAGDVGPLR
- a CDS encoding tetratricopeptide repeat protein, with the protein product MMTVRKWIVQGIAGVLAALALAACEDPVDRSIVRGDRYLAVGDADKAIAEYLLVRRVSGDTDDLLLRLGHAYAARGDVDEALTVYETLAERDPRLRHQAAASLAGLAWSARERGAAENMSRALQPLVEWGLGYLPADLQRSLAAYHASEGDYARALSLRLALLAGEGDPEPKVLYDVGLAYEQLGACTRALPFYRGFLEAMEESRSNPEDARYRYGNCLYVSADEDRGEGRPAAALEKLAEMVELGEPRTHMVEAHFLIGELHLALGQIEEALVNYARVLELNPTRTHALVRRAEERIRQIRFGFE